ATGCGATGCAGTTCCCCCTTTGCCTCCTCCGCCTGCGCAGCGCGCTGGTGCAGCTGTGCGGTTAGATGATGGAGCGCCAGCGCCAATTCGCCCACCTCATCCTTTCGGTGTATGGGAAAATGGACCTCGCCTCCTTCGGTTGCCAGTCTCTGGCAGGCGCTCACCATTTCTCGCACTGGGCGAGTGACCACGGCACTCAGCAACGCTGCCAGGCCAACTGTGACCAGCAGGCCGACACAATTTGCCCCGACCATGAGGACGACTATATCGTGCAGGGCGGCGTCTACGTGCTCGGCATAATGAGCCAATCGCACGAAGCGGACCGGCGCAGAGGGAACGTCCACTCTAGTCGCAGCGTAGTAGATGGTTCGCCCCATGGTGGTACTCCGCCGGTGACTACGCCCAGAGCCAGTCTGGGCAGCCTGCTGTACCTCCGGGCGCTGCAGATGATTGTCCATGCGCCCCACACCGGCGGGTCCGACGTCCGAGTCGGTGAGCACGTGGCCGCTGGCATCGATGAGCGTGACCCGTGTGCCCAATGCTTCGCGGAGACGATAGGTCAGCGCCCAGAGGTCCTCGTTCTCGGCCATGCCCGCTGCGCTGGCCTGCTCGACCAGAGCAAGTGCCAGTTGCGCACTCCTGTCCAGGTCGCGCACCGACTGCTGATGCCAGTAGTTGCGCACAGTGCGGTAGAGCACGAAATCGAAGACCACAAACCCGCACAGGGCAACCAGGGCCATGGTAAAGGCAAACTTGCCGTGCAGCGACTTGAACATGGCGCCTTACTCCTCTATGTCGGCCCGATAGCCGAATCCCTTGACGGTGACCACCAGCTTTGCCCACGGGCCCAGCTTTTCGCGCAACCGCCTAATGTGCACGTCCACAGTGCGCTGGCCGCCGTAGTAGTCGTACCCCCAAACGTGGTCCAAGAGCTGCTGCCGCGAGAGCACGCGACCTTTGGCCATAAGCAACGCCCGCAGCAGGAGGAATTCCTTCGCGGTGAGCACGATTTCCTTGCCGGCGCCGGTAACGCGGTGACGGGAGAAGTTGACTTGCAGGTCGCGCCACGTGAAGAGCTCGTCGGCGCCCTGGCGGTGGCGGCGCAACACGGCCTTGACGCGTGCCACCACCTCCCGGGGGCGAAATGGCTTGGTGATGTAGTCATCGGCTCCCTGCTCAAGACCTTGCAGAATATCGGCCTCTTCCGAGCGCGCCGTGATCATGATGATGGGCAGCGCAGCGGTCTCTTCGCGGCGCCGTAGGTACCGCGCGATCTCCCACCCGCTGCGGCCTGGGAGCATCAGGTCCAGCAGCACCACGTCGGGCGGCCGCTCCTCGATCGCCGCCAAGCCCGCATCGCCATCGGCAAACACCTCGACGGCAAACCCTTCCTGGCCAAGGTTGTGCCGCAGGATCTCGGCGATATCGGGATCGTCCTCAAGGATGTAAACGGTTGCCTCCATACACCTTTCGCACCCGTTCTCCTCACCGTTGCCCTGGCTCACGCATGGTGATCTTGACAGGGATGGACACGCGGAGCCCTTGCCCCGGCGCCACGCGCATGTTCTCAACGCGGAAGTGGAGGAGAGCCCTCCCGCTTCCCTTGCGCGCGCTCTGGGCGGCGCGCAAGCGCACCAAACTGATTCTTTCGGCAGGCAGGTTGACCTTGTCTGGCGGTGCCAGATAGTCGCCCTCGCCCTCTGCAGCCAGCTCCAGAGCCACCGGCAGGCTGTTGTGAACCTGCAGTTCCGCCGACCGCCCAGCGACCACCTCTAGGCCCTGGTTCACCACCGACACCCCCTGCTCGAAGAGTGCCTGCAAGAACTTGTCCTCGCCAAGGAGCAGGTTTCCGCAGTAGACCACCGTACGCCGTGCGTGCAGCGCCTCCTTGATCGCCTCGACACTCCGTTGCCGTGCGAAGACCAAAGTCAGCGGCCGGTGTTCGCCGGCAGCAAGGTCGTACTCCAGCGCCACGGGATCATGGGCGTCTGAGTTGCCGAGCAGGGTGAGGTTCTTCTCCGTGCACCAGGTCTGCGCGTCCGGGTAGTACTCGTGAGAATTGACCAGTTCGATGCCATGCAACCATCCCTTCTGCAGCAGCTCGGTGTGCTCGTCGTACCAAACTGGGATCGTGCCCGGCTGCCGCCACCCGGGGTGATTCCAGAAGATAAAGGCGCCCTGGTCAATCGCCGCCTTGATGGCCCGCCGCCAGTCGTCGACCGCCAGCGGCTCCGCGTCGCTGAGAAAAATGGCATTGAAGTGCCCAGGAGGCATTGAGCGAGTGATCTCCCCTCCCCTGATCAAGATCAGCCCCAGCTCTTGCGCGCGCGCCATCGCCTTCTCGAAGGAGGTATTGCTCGTACCCGTGACCTCGGCCCGGTGGTGACGCGCTTCGAGGTGCTCGGTGAGGGCGATGGCGTCCAACCCTTCTCGCCACGCCTCCTCCACCCGCACCGTGGGCCAGACCGTGC
This sequence is a window from Calditrichota bacterium. Protein-coding genes within it:
- a CDS encoding PAS domain-containing protein, which gives rise to MFKSLHGKFAFTMALVALCGFVVFDFVLYRTVRNYWHQQSVRDLDRSAQLALALVEQASAAGMAENEDLWALTYRLREALGTRVTLIDASGHVLTDSDVGPAGVGRMDNHLQRPEVQQAAQTGSGRSHRRSTTMGRTIYYAATRVDVPSAPVRFVRLAHYAEHVDAALHDIVVLMVGANCVGLLVTVGLAALLSAVVTRPVREMVSACQRLATEGGEVHFPIHRKDEVGELALALHHLTAQLHQRAAQAEEAKGELHRIVNLLDCGILVVDAHRHVLHANRAMFHIFGQEPQAIRGQDLVELVRSPELVAAVDRVLSTGGRESGELEVLAQERKLAVGFSVAPFGLEQGVPRGAFVQLLDISERKRLETVRRDFVANASHELKTPLTAIVGYTETLLAEGGKMPTEQRLRYLRRIREQAQRLEFLTSDLLTLAESEEKEALHLVPQAVQKLLRAVAKE
- a CDS encoding response regulator, encoding MEATVYILEDDPDIAEILRHNLGQEGFAVEVFADGDAGLAAIEERPPDVVLLDLMLPGRSGWEIARYLRRREETAALPIIMITARSEEADILQGLEQGADDYITKPFRPREVVARVKAVLRRHRQGADELFTWRDLQVNFSRHRVTGAGKEIVLTAKEFLLLRALLMAKGRVLSRQQLLDHVWGYDYYGGQRTVDVHIRRLREKLGPWAKLVVTVKGFGYRADIEE
- a CDS encoding histidinol-phosphatase, whose translation is MQRRSWSRRYQFLVAFLVLLAVPALAGGRKPLRFPDIPGYETLVCDFHLHTVFSDGTVWPTVRVEEAWREGLDAIALTEHLEARHHRAEVTGTSNTSFEKAMARAQELGLILIRGGEITRSMPPGHFNAIFLSDAEPLAVDDWRRAIKAAIDQGAFIFWNHPGWRQPGTIPVWYDEHTELLQKGWLHGIELVNSHEYYPDAQTWCTEKNLTLLGNSDAHDPVALEYDLAAGEHRPLTLVFARQRSVEAIKEALHARRTVVYCGNLLLGEDKFLQALFEQGVSVVNQGLEVVAGRSAELQVHNSLPVALELAAEGEGDYLAPPDKVNLPAERISLVRLRAAQSARKGSGRALLHFRVENMRVAPGQGLRVSIPVKITMREPGQR